The Tachysurus vachellii isolate PV-2020 chromosome 15, HZAU_Pvac_v1, whole genome shotgun sequence nucleotide sequence aaataaataagtcCAGGTGAGGTAACAggttgtcaggactcagccagGACTTTTGGCCAATGTGCGTCTGTttatgtcacatgtctgccctgcctttgtttactcctccccgtctctgcacagCTGTTCCCTATGTGTTCATTGTCTTTTCTATTTAACCGTGCTGTGCTGCCATCGGCAATAATCGTtttcgtctgtgttcctgttctatgtttattattatttattaaaccctattcatttgaagctatcctgtatctgggtctatcttcctcctcccggttgTGACACAGGTATTGTGAAACAAGTCCAGAAAAGTCCAAGATAGTTCTAGATGTTGCCTTGGTTGAGAGCCTgaatggcctgcaggaagaagctccTCCAGATGATAGGGTGAATGTTTTTCTGTTGCATCACCCAGGAGcacactgcagctttaatttttctaaaataattttttttatctttttaaataaaaaaaaaataatttaaaataaataaaccgtgtttaatttttttgtcgctcaaaatatgcgccataactgccgacttgcgaaatccgacacacaggagcacacacatttttgcttggctgcagccggcaagttaaaattttgatatcatgaatacgaagaggactcaattagacattgtacattttatgtgaaagtaaccttcaacccagcatcttttttgttaagattagttcaaactgttcaaaatatttttgtttgcttgcagaaataaaattttgtttactcggtagcagttcattcatttcataaatgcaacacactacagttttttctatactttccataaaggtaaaaacaatatatgcagtgttatcttcattttagatgtcaaatgggttttgtggctcgctttttttttttttcctgtgggaaacgggtccaaatggctctttgagtgtttaaggttgccgagcCCTGGTCTAGAATGTAAGATTTCTCTTCATTGGAGCTAAGATGTATGTGacacagaatataaacaaaagcaaatgcccaaagtccgggctggatcctgacagtaccATACAGCAGCTTATGAAATTACATTAATGTGTCCTGGTTCAAATGTACCAGACCTTGTTCCAGAACCTGTAATACATTCCAGATAAGGTTAAAAAGCAAAGCTCTCAAATTCCCTTTGATATTAGCCCTAAGACGTTCAAATGGAAGACTTTTACAAATCTCATTGCACCAATCCACTGTTGGAGCTTATTCTTTAACccaaacattaaatatttacgAGCTAAAAGTAATAATTTGCTTGTCAGATTGACCTGGAGAAGTGATAATCCACTTATCCTCTTCAGTCATtcccaaaataataaataaaaaaaaaaacatggatccTGGACAGTAGTACATTTCAATACACAGTCAAACTTGTCCCAAAAATGGCTTACCAAGGGGCTGGACCTAAACATGAAGAAGTTTGTGTTTGAGTCTGATTTACTCTATAAACTGGTGAATGTTTTGGATCAATCTTATGACCTAAATAAGGAATATAATGTATGCagtacaatattttattttataagtttCTTTCCCAACCTGAAAACAAGGCTCacaagtttttttccccctgaattTGGTACTgcagctttataaataaatacatagatgGACAAGAGGAATTAATTAAAAAGTCCTTCAAATTACCCACAGCAACATTTCTTTTGCATTCATGTGAAAGATAGATATGATTCTCTGAATGGTCTATATTGTAATGCGAATGACATGGTATTTATTCTCCCAGTGTGTCTTTGCCTTGTACtcttgtttctttgtttatttaatagtaTCATCTGGAAAATCTTGTTAACGGTTAAAGCCTTAAATTGAATGGAGAAAGAGGAGGATGTAGGTGTAAGCAGTTTTTAATATCCTTCTACAGTCTAGCTTTCTTCTCAATAGCCGCccaaaagtaaaaataactCATATGCTGTTTCACAAATGCTGGCAGGCTATAGTTTAATCAACTCTGCCTTAAAGTTACATTGTTAAACATTAGCTATAGTTTTGCTTATGTTCTTTCGAAAATTATATAGGTTCTACTCTCTGGACTACTCACAAGTTCATCTGAACATCTTGGTTTCTGTGATCATGGatttgtttgatgttttttgggacttcattttatattcattaatgGAGATTTACTCCATTACTCCATTACTCCAGTATAGCATAAGTGGGGacttggtagcctagtggttaaggtgttggactactgattggaaggtcatgagttcaaattcAAACtaccacttctgggcccctgagcaaggcccttaaccctcagttgtataaatcaAAAGAAATTGTACGTCAccctggataaaggtgtctgctaaataccgtaaatgtttttgaaaggtgcactattgatatttttttgtttcattgctTTCTATAGACCCTGCCCGTGTTCTCAACATGCCACCGGTCATCTATGTCCCAAGAAAGTTGCCAGGAATCATACGCTGCCCAGTCGACGCCAACCCACCTGTATTGTCTGTGAGATGGGAAAAAGATGGATATCCCTTAAGAGTTGAAAAGGTTAGGAGGTTATGATGCCCTTTGTGCTGACCTCTGTGACCTCTGTGAGTTTATGCAGGGTGATTGTTTATGCTGTGCAAAATTATAGGGAACACCGCTTGTTCCGTTGTGGCTTATTTCTCACAGTACCCTGGCTGGAGCCAAATGCCAGATGGAAGCATTCGGGTAGCAGAGGTGACTGAAGACTCCCTTGGCACCTACACCTGTGTGCCTTACAATGCTCTAGGTACCATGGGACAATCCCCTCCGGCCACTCTGGTGCTAAAGGTTGGTCCCTTTTTTATAGATTGATGTCTAACATGTCTTATAGTGAcggtttgtactgtatatatgacacGCAATGCTACGACAAGCACTACCGTACCGTTAACTGCTATTATTTGTGAAATGTTGTGTatctacatttttttccccctcattatAGTGTATATCATAGTAAATAAAGCACACATGACTAGGAAATAACCAACCCTTGTAAGAAATCCAGGTAATGGAATGAAAATGAGTTTTTTGGTTATATCACACGTAACtttgttgctatggtgattTCACAACTGCCATATAGGACCCCCCTTACTTTAACGTGAGGCCTGGCGGGGAATACCGTCAGGAGGCCGGCAGGGAGCTTGTCATCCCTTGTGCTGCTTCTGGAGACCCTGAGATTCCAACCATCACCTGGAGAAAGGTACAGTGACTCTACTCTCATAGCAGACCACTGAGAGTTGTTACTTAGTAGTGATGTTTCGAAAGGTAATATGACATAACCACTGGTTTATAACTGTTTCTGTCTTGCTTCGGTTTCTTGTAGGCAGCCTTCATATCAGTCTGCAGTGCATTAGCTACTACTGCTGAGCTACACTCCTGAATTATACTCTATATCATCAGAAAGCTCTGAGCACTCTCTGCCAGGATGAGCTCATTATTAGAGTTTAGAGAATGAAAAATCACCTAAACTCCTCAGATTACTGTAGTTTATTTCAATGCATTGCACTAAATAGCTCTTGCGTTTGCCTCTTGCTCCACTCCAATTCTTTTGCAAGGTCTCTCCAATGTTGTAGAAGCATTTTTGTTTTAGGTTGAGGAGTTGAACCTTCTGCCTGTTTCTGCTTTTACCTTATCAAGGGTCAAAACCAACACATTTGGGAGTGTATGCCTGAGTCTGATTTACGCTTAGGGCCAATTAGTGAATGTTGGATCAACCTTGAAGTAAACAGTACAATATTTCAAACTGTGTTTCTTGAGCCTTCTCtcatattctttttatttcatactGTAATAGCCAACTATCTGTCACTCAACCTCCCGAAAGTCTCTCTTCCACCCTCTTAAGAACGGTTTCTGAATTTGAGACGTACTGCAGCTTGAGCGATAAACACACGGATGTACATTTATAGGTTATGGGGGAATCAGGAAGTAATTAAAAAGTGCTTTAGATTATGCATATTCATTAACTTACTGCATTTCTGTGACTTGTGACTGATCTCTATTATGGCATGTATGTATATGGCAAACAGTTTGTTCCTGAAATACAAATGGTTGGAAAATTTCAATAATTCACAAGCTTTGAATTCATAAGATTTGTGAAATCAGTTGCTGTGCATCCACAGCATAATAGGCCAGGTTTGCATtaatatatattctttaaagCTTTTTAGAAGTGCACTGGCATTCCGTTCCACCTGTGaaatggaaatcgacttatgtgacatttttatttaatataagcaaatgtattattttatcgCCTGAAGAAGTTTATGAACTTAAGCGTCTCACAGAGCAGAATTGAGGTTGATATTTccatttactttgaaaaaaacatttgtgtgggaaaaaaaacaaaactttttttttgtggaacatttctatgaatatattggcCCTATTAGGCtagttaaaaacagaaatacttcacATTCTTAAAGCCCTGATGTTTATTGCTGAACACGGACAACGCTGCCACTGGTAAAAAAGAGTTAACTCCTTCAAGAACGGTAAAGAGTCAGGATGAGGgttcaaaagaaacaaaaaaacaacaccccACAGTCCAGAATGTAAGGAAAtacaactacagtatatattcttACACATTTGGAGAATTATTCCTTCTAATTGgccttacaattttatttatatagatttttactgtatatagtgatttgtgtgatttgtgtgtttataggtAGGAAAGCCAAGTAGAAGCAAGCACAACATCTTACCAAGTGGCAGCTTACAGTTTGTGTCGCTGAGCAAAGAGGATCATGGGGAATGGGAATGCGTCGCTACTAACGTCGTCACAAGCATCACTGCCAGCACAAGACTTTTTGTAATAGGTATATTGATTGtgtcatttatcattttaagCACAAATCCCTATTTGGTGTCAGTTTTGGCCTTGGACAAATTGGTGTCAGTTTTGGCCTTGGGTCAATACTACAGTACACAAAACATCCTGCTTTCAGAATCTATTTAAGATTCACAAAGCTGGTGTCCCTCAAGTCTGTGTGTTATGTGATATTCTGTGATGTGTACTGGGTTAGATTGGCATCTAAACAACTGGAGTGAGTCATTATGTGATATGTCTGTAAAGTCTGCAGGTTCTCCTTCCCAAATGTCATGTCTTATACTTTCACAGTAACCTGTACTGGTTGTTTGATGACTGGTTGCATTCATATTACATATTGAATTTGGTGATAATTATAATGCTTGATACGGCTGCACTGCTCCGATGAGTGAGCGTCTAGAGGGTCTCCTGACCGTGACACTTTAAATGTCCGATTTCTTTTAAATCCCACTTGCATGGGCTTTTAcaggtttttctgtttttctgaatttaatggtcatttttatttagagtCTTTGACCCTAAAAGTAACAATTACTTACCTTGAAtgaacgaacaaacaaacaaacaaatggatgaaaaaacaaactaatgaattaatagatggataaatgaatggatgactaagcttttaaaaatcaaagctataaatatttcattttaggtCATTTATCTGTAACTGTTTTATCCTAGTCATTTGGCCTCGTTTATGAAGTCATTAATGTGAAATTTTCACAATtttaacaaacaataacaaattttaacaatttttttcaataattggTGAATGCGCTAAAGTGCAAAAGACTTTAACagtaataaatacacataagcaaatttaaaaaaaaagcaaaaataaaatacaataaaatcaaaaatacaataaaagaaaaaaaatacaacagcaaaataaaaaaaatacaataaacaaaactcaaaaattcaacaacaaaataaaaaaaatacaataaacaaaactcaaaaatacaacagcaaaataaaaaaaaatacaataaacaaaactcaaaaattcaacaacaaaataaaaaaagaacagtaaAACCAATCATTTAATTTTACTGTAGAATTTGAATTACTCAATATAACTGAGCTTggttttgtaataaataaataaataaataaataaataaatcacttaaaAATCCTACATGCGTATAGATTCTGttagttgttgtgtttttgtttggttcgtttttgttttgtttttaagttgaatttaactttttttgctTGTATAATTGCTCATAGATGCTCATTTTCCAAATCTTGTGCTATTACCAATAAGTATCTAAAAGCCCAATAATTTGCGTGCATCTAGCTGAACCCTGCTTTCCGGAAGAACATCTGACATAACCACAGCAGAGCTTGGAATAGCTTCTAAGCTTTTACCACagtaagaacaaaataaaatttttgtgcataaaagaaaagaacttAAATCATTCAACCATATTTGCTAGACTAAGACAACAGCAGCCTGAAAAAGCAGTGTTCCTTTTCACTGTGATAATCATACCCCCATGTCCAATCAGAAACCAACAAGAAATCTTTCTTTACTGTTTTGCTTAGTGTTGTGTTtgattttgctgttgtttttaaccttgtttttttgtgtgtgtatgttttgattttgttgtaTTTGCACAAAATTGCACATTAGGGCCTctgtattaaattatttaatgcaagtaaaataaaaagctaaaattGACAAAGTATTCAATAATACTTTGGCTCCTGAATGTTTTTTCAAACTGGTTTTTCCTCCAGTAAACAATTTACGAATAATGATCGAGGTCAAGTGATTGATGAATATTCATTAGAATCTGCTTAAAAAGAACTTCAATAGGTTAAAATAAGACACAATCAGATTTGTATGCACTGGAAGGAGAGAACAATGACAGagtttttctgtgtttcaggCACCAGTCCCCACGCGCCAGCCAATGTCCGTGTCTCGGTGTCCACAACCTCAGCTAATGTCTCTTGGGAACCCGGATATGATGGAGGCTTTGAGCAGACCTTTTCGGTCTGGTATGGCCCTGTGTAGGTCCCCTAGCACATATAATGTCCCTTAGCAGCATTTCGTTTTGTACTGATGACTAGAAATGGTCTTCACCCTTAAATTCTTTGGAATCATATAAGATTTTCCAAAAGCAGTCTTAtcagatgatttatttatgaCGTTTAAAGCAATTTATTAGTAATGCATTAACTAGTCTAGTGTTAGCGTTccctttatttttctatttttattgcaTAGGTAGGATTTTCTTTGGGGTCTCACTGTGTGCTGTCTTTcaaacaggaagaagaagacagaTCTGGGTCCTCATGATTGGCTGTCCATTCCTGTGCCCAGCTCTCAGACCTGGTTGGTGGTGCAGGGCTTGGAGCCAAAGACAGCATATCAGTTCAGTGTGCTGGCCCAGAACAAGCTGGGCACAGGCCCGTTCAGTGAGGTAGTCACTGTGAATACAGTAGGTGGGTCTCACTTCCATGTACGCACTCTGTAGGGTGCAGTTGGTCTCTAAATCCATACTGTACAATCTTTCAACGTTTAATGCTGCTTTGGGCTGGAGAATCAAACACCTTTGTAcatgttactgtgtgtttgtgtgtgtgtgtgtgtgtgtgtgtgtgtgtgtgtgtgtgtgtgtgtgtgtgtgtgtgtatgtgtgtgtgtgtgtgcgtgcttttggttatgatttttttttcccctctcagtGTACCCTATAAGTACTCCGGAACCACTGGTGCTTCTTACCCCACCGCGGTGCCTCACAGCTAACCGGACACAGCAGGGTGTACTGTTGACATGGCTTCCTCCAGCCAACCACACTTCACCCATAGATCGTTACATTGTTGAGTTTCGCCTAGGAGAGAGGTGGGAGGTGCTCGATGACCTAATTCCAGCAGATGAAACTGAGATCATGGCTAGAGACCTCATTCCGGTAAAAGAAATAACGATAAATTGTTTACTTGTACTGAAATCCATCAAAACATCTTAGAAGTATGATTATTTTTTGGACTATTTTTGGACTTCCCTCACAAATAAAAAGGGCATCTAAGTGAGTTAagtagtgacgtgacatacggctaagtacggtgacccgtactcagaattttttctctgcatttaacccatccaaagtgcacacacacagcagtgaacacacacacacaccgtgaacatacacccggagcagtgggcagccatttatgctgcggtgcccagggagcagttgagggggtttgctcaagggcacctcagtcgtggctggtccgagactcgaacccccaaccttagggttaggagtcaaactctctaaccattaggccaaaAACTCTTAATTTGACTCTTTAAGCCAATggatgttttttccttttaatacttttaacCATTTAATTGATCGGaagtttgaaatatttaattatttaatatttaaaatatcatcATGCACATTAGCAAAACACTGTAAATTCTTCGAAAGTACAGGATTTAAAGCATCCCGGTTGTTTTATACGCTAAAAACCATCATTTTTATCTAATTACTCTTTACAAAACCTTAGGGAAACCGTCTATCTGCAGTTTAGTTTCATCCTGATTTTATTCCAACCTAGACACTTTGCTATCAGCTCAGCTAAATCCCTTTTACCTTTAAACCAAAGCTTTTTTGGCTTTTCACCGCTGACTGAAACGCTTGTACTAAATTTCTTTGTTGCTATTAATAGAGCTActtattcactttatttttaattcagtcGTGTAATAGCAGTGGTGGACATGTGAGAAGTGGACATCCATTTCTCTGGCCCTCTGGTCTCTGGTGATATTTGACCTACACCATGTTAACCCACTTTGAGAACGTTgtaatatgttttttatgtcCCTCTTATTCTAGGACTCATGGTATGAATTCCGTGCCCTTGCAGTCATGGATGATCTCATTAGTGAAAGCAGTAATGTAGTGGGAGTGTCAAGCACAGGTAAGAATTTGAAAAAGCTATTTTTAGCTCCCATGATATCACAGCTTTAGCAGCTTTTACCATGTGGTACCTCATTGCCCCCTGCTGATCCTAACAGATAGCGTGCTTCTTTCCCATGCTTTGTAGCATTAGTACACGTCTGTTCACAAAATGAATGCCAGTAGATTATTAGAACGAAATAACATGGATGCTTTATTGGCTGCTCTGTGAATAACTGCATGCTAGTTGGCTGCTTTGCTTCCATCTTATTTCATGCTCTGCAGTGTGTCTCCTCTCTCAGACCCCTTCCCTCCCACAGAGATCTCTGACGAGGGGCTGGCAAGGCCAGTGGTGGCTGGGATTGTGGCTACAATTTGTTTCCTAGCCGCCGCCATACTTTTTAGCACGCTAGCTGCGTGCTTTGTGAACAAGCAGCACCGTCGCAAGCTCAAGCGCAAGCGAGGTGAGTCCTGTTTCTGATTACTGTACATAACTGTACACTGGCCAAGTCACATACAAGATGTTAACTGGGCAGTTGCTTTACATTACACCTTACATTACAAactaaattggaaaaaaaatacaataaaattacaAGTTACATGAATTATGTgtatatggatggatgaaagaaGTGAAACAGAGTAACCAGCTATGACACAATCTTGAGCAAAAACTTTACTAACTACTAAcattagaaaatgtttttgtttttggtttttgggTTGGGTTTTGTGGGgttttgtaatatattacaatattatataaatgaacTGTAACTTAaaaaagcagagagaaaaaaaaccaacTCCCTACTAACATTTTCTAACAAAGGTTTCATTTGGTGAGTATGTTTAAATACAAAGTGCTTCAATGCACCTTGATCCTATAACTATCTTATAGGCATttcaataatttaattattaaatattgttgcTTTGTCTTTGTGTCTAGATCCACCATTGTCAATAACTCACACCAGGAAAAGTATCGAGTCTCCGTAAGTTTTGATGCATCGCAACATCCATCATACTTTGCAGTTTAACGGATATGTTGAGATGCTGcttgcatgtgtgagtgtgtgtgtgtgtgtgtgtgtgtgtgtgtgtgtgtgaaagtgtgtgtgtgtgagagagagagagagagagagagagagagaatgtgtgtggcAGTGAGTATAGGAGGAAGTGCATGTACAGAGTGGTAGACCAAAAGGCTGACCATAGCAGCCGCCGTGTTTCCTGTGACGGATGCATGGAAGAGGATTTGAGTGACCAACTGAATGACTGCTAAAAATGCATCTGTGCTTACATCTGCTTTTTTGGTCAGCAAGATGCATTGATTTGCAATTACCACCGATGTCATGCAGCTTCCCTATAGTTTGCTGAGGTGGAGCCTGATCAATCATCAGTGTCACCATGATGCTTATACATGAGCTTCTGAGAACTGATTAGTGCAGCCATGGccacataaacatttaaacagcattttgAAGTTTACCCAGACTTCACTGTACCCCCAGCCCAAATTGAGGAAGGCATTTAATCCCATTCTGATTTCGTGGCGGTTTTTGTTAATTCTAATCCCATGTTTCCATCCATCTTCATCCATCTTTGCATCACTGTTTGGAAACCCGGTCGGGTCTGATGGCCGCCTCTTGCCCCTCCTCTCTATTGTGTCTCTTACCGCAGGCCTCCTCTTACCCCTTTGCCTGGCATTGAGCCCTACTGGGAAGAGCCAGACAGGAGCAGCTACAGGCCCCCATCCACCAGTCCTCAGTGAGTGCCTGCACCTTATCCCTTTCCCAGCACGTGGCGCTGAATGCGTCTCGCTGCTTTGGCTGCATGCTTTCTTCTTTTGTGGTGCGGACTTAGACTAGACATTGGTTAACACCCCTTTGGCATAATAGAATACACTGCTGCTCCTAGGTTTACCTACagatacttttttttcttgaggtagatgattattgattattattaagcCATTATGTTTGAAGGTTGAGAGCTATATGGCAGATATGACAGTCAAATATTGAGCCTGTCTCTACTGCTATTCAATCTTATTGTCTCTTGTTTCCATTCTGTTGTCAACTCATGGAGCACCATgacactgtcttttgtttcaTCTTCAGTGAAAGTGACATATTGTGTGAACCTGTTTTGTGTGATAgcaataaacatatatatatagtttttatattatagtCTTCCTATAACAAAATACACTTCAAAGCCTTGAATTATTCAAAGAGAGACTCGTAAAATACCTAATATATCTTCACGCTGTATTCTACAGAATAATAAGCACTGTGTCTGCTCTGATTCACAGGCTGTCCTCTGGGAAAATCAGTCCAGAGAGCATCGCCTCCTCCCGTCCGCCGTCTCTGGCCAGTGTAGGCACACCTGGCCTCTATGTCAAAAAGCTGCCAAGCCCAAGAAAGGAGAAGGAGCTCTCACTGTACAAGCGAACCAAGCGAGCAATAACGGGCAAAAAGTACAGCGTGTCAAAGCACGAGGCCGAGGTCACCACTCCCATTGAGCTGATCAGCCGCGGGCCAGATGGCCGCTTCGTCATGGAGccatcagacacagacacatcacTGAAGCAACGGCGCATTGAGGGCTTCCCCTTCGTAGAGGAGTCAGACCTGTACCCTGAGTTCAGACAGTCAGATGAAGAGAATGATGAACCTGGCCCCCTCCCCCCTGTTATGGCCACACTCAGGCCCCAGATTTCGCCTGTGTCCTCAAGCCAGGAGTCCTACATGGTGCAGCCCCCAGCCTACAGCCCCCGCTTCCACAGGCCTATGGAAGGTACGAGCATCTTGGAGGGTAGCGGGCTTCAGGCCACAGGGCAGAGCCGAGTTTCCCACTTTCACAGAGTCTTTCCTCCGGGCCCTTTCTATGGCTATGTAGGTAGTGGTGCCGAGCTGGAGCTGCATCCTCCGTTCTACGCAGCCGACGTGAGCCCACGCAGCTCAGCCATGTCCTCCTCACCACCGTGCCCCACCGAGGGGTCTTTCCACCATCCCACCATTGCTTCTGGCCACACCCTTCCGCTGGCACATGGCCCACCCTCCTCTCGCTCTACTGACACTTGGCGCCCTCCTGACTTCCCCTTTCTAGGTCAGGAGGGTGCCTGTGTCGTTTTGCCACCACACCCTCCTCCCCCCCATCTCCGCCGAGACGTGCCCGAACCGCCACCCTACCCGTTGCGTAGCCACGCCCCCTCCAGCTCAGCGTTCCTGCGGCTGGAAGCGCTCCCTTCTCAGGGCCTAGCGAGCACTCATGCAGCTATGCAACAGGCCCAGATCGTGGGGCAGTTGAGACACACTGCCCACGGGATGGGCATACCAGTGTTGCCTTACCCAGGCCGAGCAGGGAGCCCCAGCACGCTACGCAGCGAGAGCTCGGACGAGCCGTGGCTGAGCCCGAGGGCGGCACGCCGCCTGGAACTGGGCCCACAGCAGGTGGTACTGCAGCCATCACGCCTCTCACCCCTCACTCAGACACCTCCTAGCTCTCGAGCTGGCTCGCCCGACATCCTGGTGCGCCCGCCACCACGGCAGGGCGTCCTACGCTCCTCACGTTCACAGGAGATACCTGAGAGCATGCGCCACATCACCTTCTCCCGGAGGTCCCTGTCCTCTTCCCCTGCCACTTCTCCCACCCTGGGCTCAGGCTCCATCCGCCTGCCTGGCCTGGGCTATGGTGCCCATGTGGCCTTTGCCACTGCAGCAGCCAGCTATCCGTCACAGTCCCCCTCGCCCCCAGCGGAGAGCAGTGATGCTTTTGGTCAGCTGCCATCACAAAGGAGGACAGACGAAGAGATGCTGCCCTCAGAGCCCTCACCAGGGTAGGTGAACTGCACCATTGGCAGTTCCAAAAACATGACAGAGATCACGTTTTCATCTGCCAATCTGCAAAAGCAGTGCCCTTCAtgcttttgctgtttttattttaaaacaaaagctTCTGTTAAATACACAtctaaaatcacatttttacttatatatatataaaaccttttcTGCTATTTCACTGTTTTATACTTTTGTTATCTTACAGAAGTAAGCTTTAACTTTGCTATCTTGGTTTTTAACGTTCCATTTTTGTAGACTTTTAAATGGTTCAGTAATTTTCTAATGATAATTTCATgacttttttgtccttttttatgGGCTGGCCATCTCATGTCATCTTCTCCAGCTCATTCACTCATCGCTCTCTCTTCCACTCCCACTGACTCAGTGCTTTCTTCATCAGGTGGCCTTCTTAGGCGGCCTTCCTTGCCAGGGATGAGCCTGCACTCATCTCTTGCAATGTTCACCATCCTCATCTAGAATAGCGTtggatgattttaaaaaaagaaaaatctttgtCCTTCCAGGCTTTGGTAGTCTTACCTTCTTTGTTTTTGATTGATCTCAGCTATCTGGGCAGCATTGTTGTGACCAGGTCCTCTACACCATAATAGGTAAGGGTTGAGTCCATGTCTGAAAGGGGAGAGGTTAGCAGGTGGGGCCTtaaattttttcatttaaagggGAATTACCTtgactatttttttaatgaaatgaacaatCAGTTGGCTAGATTCAATATTTgactttcattttttaattttataatataaagacCTAATTTGGAAGTAGTAT carries:
- the igsf9ba gene encoding protein turtle homolog B, whose product is MIWYVATLIASVFSTRGTTAQGVHGVREEPQFVTARAGESVVLGCDVSHPLNGQQTPYVVEWFKFGVPIPFFINFRFYPPHVDPEYAGRTSLHGKASLQIDQVRSEDQGWYECRVLMLEQHYDTFHNGSWVHLTVNAPPTFMDVPPQYVEAREGGSITLTCTAFGNPKPVVTWLREGEQLATNKKYMVSDGSLTVQAITREDRGAYSCRAHSDQGEALHTTRLLVQGPPYIVAPPENITVNISQNALFTCQAEAYPGNLTYTWFWEEDNVYFKNDLKLRVRILIDGTLIIYRVKPEDAGKYTCSPSNSLGISPSASAYLTVQYPARVLNMPPVIYVPRKLPGIIRCPVDANPPVLSVRWEKDGYPLRVEKYPGWSQMPDGSIRVAEVTEDSLGTYTCVPYNALGTMGQSPPATLVLKDPPYFNVRPGGEYRQEAGRELVIPCAASGDPEIPTITWRKVGKPSRSKHNILPSGSLQFVSLSKEDHGEWECVATNVVTSITASTRLFVIGTSPHAPANVRVSVSTTSANVSWEPGYDGGFEQTFSVWYGPVKKKTDLGPHDWLSIPVPSSQTWLVVQGLEPKTAYQFSVLAQNKLGTGPFSEVVTVNTVVYPISTPEPLVLLTPPRCLTANRTQQGVLLTWLPPANHTSPIDRYIVEFRLGERWEVLDDLIPADETEIMARDLIPDSWYEFRALAVMDDLISESSNVVGVSSTDPFPPTEISDEGLARPVVAGIVATICFLAAAILFSTLAACFVNKQHRRKLKRKRDPPLSITHTRKSIESPPPLTPLPGIEPYWEEPDRSSYRPPSTSPQLSSGKISPESIASSRPPSLASVGTPGLYVKKLPSPRKEKELSLYKRTKRAITGKKYSVSKHEAEVTTPIELISRGPDGRFVMEPSDTDTSLKQRRIEGFPFVEESDLYPEFRQSDEENDEPGPLPPVMATLRPQISPVSSSQESYMVQPPAYSPRFHRPMEGTSILEGSGLQATGQSRVSHFHRVFPPGPFYGYVGSGAELELHPPFYAADVSPRSSAMSSSPPCPTEGSFHHPTIASGHTLPLAHGPPSSRSTDTWRPPDFPFLGQEGACVVLPPHPPPPHLRRDVPEPPPYPLRSHAPSSSAFLRLEALPSQGLASTHAAMQQAQIVGQLRHTAHGMGIPVLPYPGRAGSPSTLRSESSDEPWLSPRAARRLELGPQQVVLQPSRLSPLTQTPPSSRAGSPDILVRPPPRQGVLRSSRSQEIPESMRHITFSRRSLSSSPATSPTLGSGSIRLPGLGYGAHVAFATAAASYPSQSPSPPAESSDAFGQLPSQRRTDEEMLPSEPSPGEPVGALRAPAGSESFETLFYHFMKKNKKVAANNNNNSTSKKRSDVSTSQTQQQFASLAPQHQQKICSPTRKRREKVQRKSPYPLLCSMLRWPCPKEDRKALLASLNSRTPPNYGALP